The Leishmania mexicana MHOM/GT/2001/U1103 complete genome, chromosome 26 genome includes a window with the following:
- a CDS encoding 6-phosphofructo-2-kinase/fructose-2,6-biphosphatase-1-like protein, whose translation MSEASPTPGVATASSALAPQLFGSAEASRRRRLKPISFQRMAMIQEEIARIDKHLEALEASESKVVDPDSVGQHNLTTEDVIDPVVLHMLTVELCQLAASGDAVGARILLTGGADPNSRDYDGRTLLHIACMNGRLSVVTVLLEFGADASLLDRDGNTPLEVAEENGFGDVAQVLSGYFDMGDNAVPASFTGKPSSFESTPVSMHQLDFSAVPQPMLGSLIVIMVGLPGRGKTYVAEQIRRYFQWNGLTCKIFSHQACRRRVERAMTDRTGRDVNVSSPTGATELEFRISKELAHDLTTYICRTSGVAILDGTQTTHARRQYLLRAIRDTRLINMTRVVFVELVNNNSETIHRNILLAKEMFPNTPEDFVDRYYEVIKQHEAVYKTLNPITDCDMPYIRIEDTQTYSLNMITGWMPSRLAFMLHNLSQTPMNLYLTRAGEYVDLLSDRIGGNSRLTARGRAYSRALFEYFEKEIPSTTALTVMTSCAKRCTQTVHYFAEESIKCQSTANTASEQAEGKPSLRCRVLYFPTLDDINHGDCEGQLLSDVLRTMPNTLQSMKADPYYTAWPNGECIHQVFNSRLEPHIHDIQASTTPVLVASHLHLLQGLYSYFVTDGDNIVAPQNAFQIDIPFEHVIKIRMVGLNRVAELIHLSDAVDAILRNDTELYT comes from the coding sequence ATGTCCGAGGCCTCACCAACACCGGGGGTGGCGACCGCAAGTTCGGCGTTGGCCCCGCAGCTCTTCGGTAGCGCCGAGGCCTCCAGGAGGCGGCGCCTGAAACCCATATCCTTTCAACGCATGGCCATGATCCAGGAGGAGATTGCGCGGATTGACAAGCATctcgaggcgctggaggcaaGCGAGAGCAAAGTCGTCGATCCTGACTCGGTTGGGCAACATAACCTCACCACCGAAGACGTCATCGACCCCGTTGTGCTGCACATGCTCACAGTGGAGCTATGCCAACTGGCGGCCTCTGGCGACGCCGTGGGTGCCCGAATCCTACTCACCGGCGGCGCAGATCCCAACAGTCGCGACTACGATGGCCGTACACTGCTGCATATTGCCTGCATGAACGGTCGCCTCTCAGTGGTTACGGTGCTCCTTGAATTCGGCGCAgacgcgtcgctgctggaccGCGACGGCAACACCCCTCTTGAGGTAGCGGAGGAGAACGGCTTCGGCGACGTTGCGCAGGTGCTGTCTGGCTACTTTGACATGGGGGACAACGCCGTGCCCGCCTCCTTCACCGGGAAGCCGTCCTCCTTCGAGTCCACACCTGTGTCGATGCACCAGCTAGACTTCTCCGCCGTCCCGCAGCCCATGCTTGGGTCGCTCATTGTCATTATGGTCGGACTCCCCGGGCGTGGCAAGACGTATGTGGCGGAGCAAATCCGGCGCTACTTCCAGTGGAACGGGCTGACGTGCAAGATCTTCTCGCATCAGgcgtgccgccgtcgtgtcGAGCGTGCCATGACGGACCGGACGGGCAGAGACGTCAACGTGTCATCGCCGACTGGCGCGACGGAACTTGAGTTTCGAATCTCCAAGGAGCTGGCGCACGACCTCACCACCTACATTTGCAGGACCAGCGGTGTTGCCATCCTTGACGGCACGCAGACGACACATGCACGGCGGCAGTACCTGCTGCGCGCGATTCGCGACACGCGCCTCATAAACATGACGCGCGTCGTCTTTGTGGAGCTGGTGAATAACAACAGTGAGACGATCCACCGCAACATCCTGCTCGCCAAGGAGATGTTCCCGAACACGCCGGAGGACTTCGTGGACCGCTATTACGAGGTCATCAAGCAACACGAGGCGGTGTACAAGACACTCAATCCTATCACGGACTGCGACATGCCCTACATTCGTATTGAGGATACCCAGACGTACTCGCTGAACATGATCACCGGCTGGATGCCGAGTCGGCTCGCCTTCATGCTGCACAACCTCAGTCAAACCCCCATGAACTTGTACCTCACCCGCGCCGGTGAGTACGTGGACTTGCTGAGCGACCGCATCGGTGGGAACTCGCGCCTCACCGCGCGGGGCCGTGCCTACAGTCGTGCCCTCTTTGAATACTTTGAAAAGGAAATTCCGTCAACGACGGCCTTGACCGTCATGACGAGCTGCGCGAAGCGGTGCACGCAGACGGTGCACTACTTTGCCGAGGAGTCCATCAAGTGCCAATCCACTGCGAACACCGCCTCGGAGCAGGCGGAAGGAAAACCTTCTCTGCGCTGTCGCGTCTTGTACTTCCCTACCCTGGACGACATCAATCACGGCGACTGCGAAGGGCAGCTGCTGTCTGACGTCCTGCGAACCATGCCAAACACGTTGCAGTCCATGAAGGCGGACCCGTACTATACAGCGTGGCCGAATGGCGAGTGCATTCACCAAGTATTTAACTCGCGACTCGAGCCTCACATCCATGACATCCAAGCCAGCACCACCCCAGTGCTCGTCGCCTCTCACCTCCATCTTTTGCAAGGCCTCTACTCGTACTTTGTGACGGATGGCGACAATATCGTCGCTCCGCAGAACGCGTTCCAGATCGACATCCCGTTCGAGCACGTCATCAAGATCCGCATGGTGGGCCTCAACCGCGTCGCCGAGCTTATTCACCTTTCTGACGCCGTCGATGCCATACTGCGGAATGACACGGAGCTGTACACATGA